Proteins found in one Arthrobacter sp. U41 genomic segment:
- a CDS encoding sulfate/molybdate ABC transporter ATP-binding protein — MTFTFDAALAARRFEVSLSLAPGETVAVLGPNGAGKSTLLSVIAGLLRPDTGRAEVNGRVLFDRGAGAPAWTAPHRRGTALLAQDPLLFPHLSALENVAFGPRSSGVPKREAREAARHWLAEVDASELAARRPGELSGGQAQRVAVARALAANPEVLLLDEPLSALDIHAAPLLRRLLRRVLSGRSAIIVTHDVLDAYMLADRVIVMEEGRITEEGPTREVLRRPRSRFAAGLAGLNLVPGTVTSAGIRTPGGLEFAGQHDAPLAAGQAGVAAFPPSAVSVFLSEAHGSPRNSFRVTVTDLEPHGDQIRVRAGELSADVTPAASADLGLAPGLAVYFVVKAAAVSIYPA, encoded by the coding sequence ATGACCTTCACCTTCGACGCCGCCCTGGCCGCCCGCCGCTTTGAGGTCTCGCTCAGCCTGGCGCCCGGCGAGACGGTCGCGGTGCTCGGGCCGAACGGGGCGGGGAAATCCACGCTGCTGTCCGTGATCGCCGGGCTGCTCCGTCCGGACACCGGCCGGGCCGAGGTGAACGGCCGGGTCCTGTTCGACCGGGGCGCGGGAGCGCCTGCCTGGACCGCGCCGCACCGCCGCGGAACCGCCCTGCTGGCCCAGGATCCGCTGCTTTTTCCGCACCTGAGCGCACTTGAAAACGTGGCCTTTGGACCCCGGAGCAGCGGGGTGCCCAAACGGGAGGCCCGGGAGGCTGCCCGGCACTGGCTTGCCGAGGTCGACGCTTCGGAACTCGCCGCCCGGCGGCCGGGGGAGCTGTCCGGAGGGCAGGCGCAGCGCGTGGCTGTGGCCCGGGCGCTGGCCGCGAACCCGGAGGTGCTGCTGCTGGATGAGCCGCTGTCCGCCCTGGACATCCACGCCGCTCCGCTGCTGCGGCGGCTGCTCAGGCGGGTTCTGAGCGGCCGGAGTGCCATTATCGTCACCCACGACGTGCTGGACGCCTACATGCTCGCGGACCGGGTGATCGTGATGGAGGAGGGCCGGATCACCGAGGAGGGCCCCACCCGTGAGGTCCTCCGGCGGCCGCGCAGCCGCTTCGCCGCGGGGCTGGCCGGGCTGAACCTGGTGCCGGGGACCGTGACGTCCGCCGGGATCCGGACCCCCGGGGGCCTCGAGTTTGCCGGCCAGCACGACGCTCCGCTCGCCGCCGGGCAGGCGGGCGTGGCGGCATTCCCGCCGTCGGCCGTGTCGGTTTTCCTGAGCGAGGCACACGGCAGCCCGCGGAACTCGTTTCGTGTCACGGTCACGGACCTGGAGCCGCACGGGGACCAGATCCGGGTCCGCGCCGGCGAGCTGTCCGCGGACGTAACCCCCGCTGCCTCGGCGGACCTCGGGCTGGCTCCAGGTCTCGCGGTCTATTTCGTGGTCAAGGCGGCGGCGGTGTCGATCTACCCGGCGTAG
- a CDS encoding carboxymuconolactone decarboxylase family protein: protein MDETAAAQHHTTRSVFLDKQHPAAWRALNGLGLKAKEAADEAGLDRTLIELLNVRISQINGCAFCLDLHVGDAVKNGESAQRLAVLPAWRDTDLFSEKERAALTLAEAITNISDAGAREHEGAAARKHLTDEEFSAISWLVITMNAFNRVSIVSQHPVRKDRG from the coding sequence ATGGATGAGACCGCGGCAGCACAGCACCACACCACCCGATCCGTTTTCCTGGACAAGCAGCACCCGGCCGCCTGGCGCGCCCTGAACGGACTGGGCCTGAAAGCCAAGGAGGCCGCTGATGAGGCCGGCCTGGACCGGACCCTGATCGAGCTGCTGAATGTCCGCATCTCGCAGATCAACGGCTGCGCCTTTTGCCTGGATCTGCACGTCGGCGACGCCGTGAAGAACGGCGAGTCCGCCCAGCGGCTTGCAGTCCTCCCGGCCTGGCGCGATACGGACCTCTTCAGCGAGAAGGAACGCGCCGCCCTGACCCTGGCCGAGGCCATCACCAACATTTCGGACGCCGGCGCCCGGGAACACGAGGGTGCCGCCGCCAGGAAACACCTCACGGACGAGGAGTTCTCCGCCATCAGCTGGCTGGTGATCACCATGAACGCCTTCAACCGGGTTTCGATCGTCAGCCAGCACCCGGTCCGCAAAGACCGCGGCTAG
- the clpB gene encoding ATP-dependent chaperone ClpB encodes MDAKFTTKSQEALAAAAMNASTAGNPQLEPAHLLKALMDQREGVAVALLRATGTDPDSVSVQASTAIKALPSTSGTSVQQPQLSRTALQAIKNAQNEAERLGDTFVSTEHLLLGLASGSDAVGKLMRDAGASHEALLAALPGVRGDRKVDTADPENTFQALEKYGTDLTAIARSGKLDPVIGRDAEIRRIIQVLSRRTKNNPVIIGEPGVGKTAVVEGLAQRIVAGDVPESLRGKTLIALDLASMVAGAKYRGEFEERLKAVLEEIKGSEGQIVTFIDEIHTVVGAGASGDSSMDAGNMLEPMLARGELRLIGATTLDEYRENIEKDPALERRFQQVFVGEPSVEDTIGILRGLKERYEAHHKVAISDSALVAAATLSNRYISGRQLPDKAIDLVDEAASRLRMEIDSAPEEIDQLRRQVDRLTMEELALANETDPASVERLAAIRADMADKKEELSALNARWEAEKAGLNRVGDLKARIDELRSAAEKYQREGDLEAASRILYGELPALERELNEAAEAESARVAGGGAKQDLMVADEVTADDIAEVISAWTGIPAGRMLQGESQKLLEMEHVIGERLIGQAKAVTAVSDAVRRARAGISDPNRPTGSFLFLGPTGVGKTELAKALADFLFDDERAMVRIDMSEYSEKHSVARLVGAPPGYVGYEEGGQLTEAVRRRPYSVLLLDEVEKAHPEVFDILLQVLDDGRLTDGQGRTVDFRNVILVLTSNLGSQFLVDPALDAAAKREAVMATVHASFKPEFLNRLDEVVLFDPLNVEELSRIVELQVKELGERLKGRRLNLEVTEGARAWLAVTGFDPAYGARPLRRLVQREIGDRLAKAILAGTITDGDTVLVDTAPDLTELTVGGAEGSDRPDGGASTGSGLSVSRKG; translated from the coding sequence TTGGACGCCAAATTCACCACCAAGAGCCAGGAGGCTCTTGCGGCAGCCGCCATGAACGCCTCGACGGCGGGAAATCCCCAGCTCGAACCCGCCCACCTGCTCAAGGCGCTCATGGACCAGCGCGAGGGTGTGGCCGTGGCGCTCCTCCGCGCCACCGGCACGGATCCCGATTCCGTCAGCGTCCAGGCCAGTACTGCCATCAAGGCCCTGCCGTCCACCTCCGGCACCTCGGTGCAGCAGCCGCAGCTGTCCCGCACCGCCCTGCAGGCCATCAAGAACGCCCAGAACGAGGCCGAGCGGCTCGGCGACACCTTCGTCTCCACCGAGCACCTGCTGCTGGGGCTCGCGTCCGGAAGTGACGCCGTCGGCAAGCTGATGCGCGACGCCGGCGCCTCCCACGAGGCGCTGCTCGCCGCCCTGCCGGGGGTTCGCGGCGACCGCAAGGTGGACACCGCCGACCCCGAAAACACCTTCCAGGCGCTGGAGAAGTACGGCACCGACCTCACCGCGATTGCCCGCTCCGGCAAGCTGGACCCGGTGATCGGCCGCGACGCCGAGATCCGCCGCATCATCCAGGTGCTGAGCCGCCGGACCAAGAACAACCCCGTCATCATCGGCGAACCCGGCGTCGGCAAGACCGCCGTCGTCGAAGGCCTGGCCCAGCGCATCGTCGCCGGCGACGTCCCCGAGAGCCTGCGCGGCAAGACCCTGATCGCCCTGGACCTCGCCTCCATGGTGGCCGGCGCCAAATACCGCGGCGAATTCGAGGAACGGCTCAAGGCCGTCCTGGAGGAGATCAAGGGCTCCGAGGGCCAGATCGTCACCTTCATCGACGAGATCCACACCGTGGTGGGGGCCGGCGCGTCCGGGGACAGCTCCATGGACGCGGGCAATATGCTCGAGCCCATGCTGGCCCGCGGCGAGCTCCGGCTGATCGGCGCCACCACCCTGGACGAATACCGCGAGAACATCGAAAAGGACCCCGCACTGGAACGCCGCTTCCAGCAGGTCTTCGTCGGGGAGCCAAGCGTGGAGGACACCATCGGCATCCTGCGCGGCCTCAAGGAACGCTACGAGGCGCACCACAAGGTCGCCATCTCCGACTCCGCCCTCGTAGCCGCGGCCACGCTCTCGAACCGCTACATCTCGGGCCGGCAGCTGCCGGACAAAGCGATCGACCTCGTCGACGAGGCCGCCTCCCGGCTGCGGATGGAGATCGATTCCGCCCCGGAGGAGATTGACCAGCTGCGCCGCCAGGTGGACCGCCTCACCATGGAGGAACTCGCCCTGGCCAACGAAACCGACCCCGCCTCGGTGGAACGGCTCGCCGCGATCCGGGCGGACATGGCGGACAAGAAGGAAGAGCTCTCCGCGCTGAACGCCCGCTGGGAAGCCGAGAAAGCCGGCCTGAACCGCGTCGGTGACCTCAAAGCCCGGATCGACGAACTGCGCTCCGCCGCCGAGAAATACCAGCGTGAAGGCGACCTCGAAGCGGCCTCACGGATCCTGTACGGCGAACTTCCCGCCCTGGAGCGGGAACTCAACGAAGCCGCCGAAGCGGAATCGGCCCGGGTGGCCGGCGGCGGTGCCAAGCAGGACCTTATGGTCGCGGACGAGGTCACCGCGGACGACATCGCCGAGGTGATTTCCGCCTGGACCGGCATCCCCGCCGGCCGCATGCTGCAGGGCGAAAGCCAGAAGCTGCTGGAGATGGAACACGTGATCGGCGAGCGGCTGATCGGCCAGGCCAAGGCTGTCACCGCGGTCTCCGACGCCGTCCGCCGCGCCCGTGCCGGGATCAGCGACCCCAACCGGCCCACCGGTTCGTTCCTGTTCCTCGGCCCCACCGGCGTCGGCAAGACCGAGCTGGCGAAGGCGCTGGCCGACTTCCTGTTCGACGACGAACGCGCCATGGTGCGGATCGACATGTCCGAATATTCGGAAAAGCACTCCGTGGCCCGACTCGTCGGGGCGCCCCCCGGCTATGTGGGCTACGAGGAGGGCGGCCAGCTCACCGAGGCCGTCCGCCGCCGACCGTACTCCGTGCTGCTGCTGGATGAGGTGGAAAAGGCCCACCCCGAGGTGTTTGACATCCTCCTGCAGGTGCTCGACGACGGCCGCCTCACCGACGGCCAGGGCCGCACCGTGGACTTCCGCAACGTGATCCTGGTGCTGACCTCCAACCTGGGCAGCCAGTTCCTGGTGGACCCGGCCCTGGATGCGGCCGCCAAGCGCGAGGCCGTGATGGCCACCGTGCACGCCTCCTTCAAGCCCGAGTTCCTGAACCGGCTCGATGAGGTGGTGCTGTTCGACCCGCTGAACGTCGAGGAGCTGTCCCGGATCGTCGAGCTGCAGGTCAAGGAACTGGGCGAACGCCTCAAGGGCCGCCGGCTCAACCTGGAAGTGACCGAGGGCGCCCGCGCCTGGCTCGCGGTGACCGGCTTCGACCCCGCCTACGGCGCCCGGCCGCTGCGCCGGCTGGTGCAGCGTGAAATCGGCGACCGGCTGGCCAAGGCCATCCTGGCCGGGACGATTACCGATGGCGACACCGTGCTCGTGGACACCGCCCCGGACCTCACGGAGCTCACCGTGGGCGGGGCCGAAGGGTCGGACCGGCCCGACGGCGGCGCCTCCACCGGCAGCGGGCTGTCCGTCAGCCGCAAGGGGTAA
- a CDS encoding septum formation family protein yields MAAPITPPPVRPPAPPVNPVNRPAAGQPGPRQPGPRQPGPRQRRVAEGAQAATGAAGAALAGAGKAASEKASQLGGLVRRQSAARIGGAVAAVVVMGLLIWLTSLGGSTNQPAADASPAAAATTPSAPAGRGPLPLEGVGPLDFQLGDCFKDFDPEAPQSTIVDCAEGHSAQLIAVEHYATADSYPGLSALKDKGRETCRNAQLTAAATTYDLKQRNAYPSSTSWDNGDRRVDCYVTADTGNIITESLVP; encoded by the coding sequence TTGGCTGCCCCCATCACTCCGCCGCCTGTCCGCCCGCCCGCGCCGCCGGTCAACCCGGTCAACCGGCCCGCCGCCGGCCAGCCCGGCCCACGCCAGCCCGGCCCACGCCAGCCCGGCCCGCGCCAGCGCCGCGTCGCCGAGGGCGCCCAGGCCGCCACGGGGGCCGCCGGCGCCGCTCTGGCGGGAGCCGGCAAGGCCGCTTCGGAAAAGGCCTCGCAGCTGGGCGGCCTGGTACGCCGCCAGAGTGCCGCGAGAATCGGCGGCGCGGTTGCCGCCGTCGTGGTTATGGGTCTGCTGATCTGGCTGACCTCGCTGGGCGGCAGCACCAACCAGCCTGCCGCGGACGCCTCCCCGGCGGCCGCCGCCACGACGCCGTCCGCCCCTGCGGGCCGCGGGCCGCTTCCGCTGGAAGGGGTCGGCCCGCTGGATTTCCAGCTCGGCGACTGTTTCAAGGATTTCGACCCGGAGGCGCCGCAGTCCACCATCGTGGATTGCGCCGAGGGGCACTCGGCGCAGCTGATCGCCGTCGAACACTACGCGACAGCCGACTCCTACCCGGGCCTGTCGGCTCTGAAGGACAAAGGCCGCGAGACCTGCCGCAACGCGCAGCTGACCGCCGCCGCCACAACCTACGACCTGAAGCAGCGCAACGCCTACCCGAGCTCCACGAGCTGGGACAACGGCGACCGCCGCGTGGACTGCTACGTCACCGCGGATACCGGGAACATCATCACGGAGTCCCTGGTTCCCTAG